The nucleotide sequence CATCTTTACCGATAGAACTAAAGGAAAATCAAAAATGAATAAAAGCATTATCCGTGAAGCTATCTTTGGCGTTATCGGAATGCGATTTAAAAAATAAATCAGCATAAAGAATTATGGAATTTATAAGAAAAAGACTCAAAAGCTTACAATATGTATTTCAAGGTTTGTTTTATTTAATAAAGAATGAACCCCCAGTGATGGTACACATCGTTATCTCTTTAGTATGGGTGATTTTAGGCTTTTGTTTCGGCATTACTACCAATGAGTGGATTGTACAACTGTTGTGTATCGCTATAGTGTTATCAGTTGAAGGACTCAATACAGCCGTTGAGAAACTCTGCGACTTCATCCACCCCGATCATCATAAAACTATTGGGATTATCAAAGATGTTGCTGCCGGAAGTGTAGGCTTTGCTGTGATACCTGTAAGCATTGTACTCTGTATCATCTATTATCCTTATGTAATGGAACTCTTTTAATTTTTACTATGAAAGATATAGTAAAAGGGTATTTAGCAGCTTTTATTTCAGCGGTTACTTATGGTATGATTCCGCTGTTTATGATTCCTATTAAGCAGCAAGGTTTTTCGGTAGATGCGGCACTTTTCTATCGCTTTATTACAGCGAGTCTTTTTATTATGTTTTATCTTTTCTACCGAAAAGAGACACTGCGCATTACCCCTCGTGAAGTGTTTATCTTCCTTATTTTAGGATTGCTGTACGCCCTTTCAGCTGAATTTCTCTTTCTTGCCTACGATTTGCTCTCTCCAGGCATTGCTTCTACTATATTTTTTATGTATCCACTAATAGTAGCACTTGCTTTGGGTGTTTTCTTCAAAGAACATATTACTTTTCCTACGATTTTAGCACTTTTTATTGTATTAATAGGTGTTTTCTTACTCAGTGTAAAAGATGTAACAAACTTTTCAATCAACTATGTAGGGGCAGGAGTATCATTACTTGGGGCAGTTTCGTATGCACTCTATATGCTCATTGTCAATAAGTCTAAAATATCGGCTTCAGGAATAAAAGTATCGTTTTATTCTACCTTATTTTCTTCAGTTTATTTTCTTGTAAAACTATGGGTTATAGGCACCCCTCTCCCCATTCCAGAAGTAAAAATGAGTTTACTGCTCACAAGTTTCGGTATAGTAACTACTTTGTTTTCTATCATCACCCTTATTTATGCTATCAGAATGATAGGTTCTACTCCTACGGCTATTATTGGGGTAATGGAGCCCATTGTAGCAGTAGCTATTAGTATTTGGATATTTCAACAAGAAAGTCTTACAACAAATCTTATTATAGGAGTGCTACTCATTATCATTGCAGTAATGATAGATATCTTAAAAAGAAAAAAGTAGAGTTACATTGTATCTCTACTTTTATAATATTCTTATTTTACTTCAGTACCATTAGTAATTCCATCGGCATCAGGATTGATGAAGGTGTATTTGCCTTCGGAATTTTCTACCATTAGTATCATTCCTTGGCTTTCTACACCGCGTAGTTTGCGCGGAGCAAGGTTTACCAATACAGTTACCTTTTTACCTATAATCTCCTCAGGAGCGAAACTTTGGGCTATACCCGAAACGATAGTACGTTTATCAATACCTGTATCTACTTTTAAAACGAGGAGTTTATCTGCCTTAGGCATCTTTTCAGCTTCCAAGATAGTACCAATGCGAATATCCATCTTTGCAAAATCATCGTAACTGATGAGTTCTTTTTGTGGAGCTACTTCAGTTTCAGCATTGGCTTGGGCTTCTTGCTTATTAGCTAATTTAGTGTTCTCTAAACGCTGTAATTGCTTTTCGATAGCGGCATCTTCAATCTTTTCGAAAAGAAGTTCTACAACACCTATGCGATGTCCTGCTTTTAGCAATTCGGTGGCGTTTGTTTTTAGACTCTCCCAAGTAATTGTCCCCAATTGCAACATACGTTTGAGTTTCTCGGAGGTGAAAGGCAAGAAAGGTTCGCTAGCAACTGCCAAAGCTGTTGCAATTTGTAAAGCTATGTACATTACAGTCTTTACGCGCTCAGGGTCGGTTTTGATGAGTTTCCAGGGTTCTTCATCAGCTAAATATTTATTGCCTAAGCGCGCCATATTCATCAGTTCTTGTTGGGCTTCGCGAAAACGGTAACGTTCTAATGATTGTTCTATCTTATCGGTAAGTTCTGTGATTTGACGAAGTGTTTCATTATCTACGTTATTATAAGTATCTGCTTGTGGTACTACTCCTTCATAATATTTCTGCGTTAGCACTGCCACGCGATTGATGAAATTCCCAAAGATAGCCACAAGTTCGTTGTTGTTACGCGCTTGGAAGTCTTTCCAAGTAAAGTCGTTGTCTTTGGTTTCGGGAGCATTGGCGGTAAGAACATAACGCAATACATCTTGCTGATTAGGAAAATCTTGCAAGTACTCGTGTAACCACACAGCCCAGTTTTTGGAGGTAGAGAGCTTGTTGCCTTCTAAGTTTAGGAACTCATTAGCAGGCACATTTGCAGGCAGTATAAAGCTACCTTCAGCCTTGAGCATTGCTGGGAAGATAATGCAATGGAATACGATATTGTCTTTCCCAATGAAATGCACCAATTGGGTATCACTGTCTTGCCAATAAGGACGCCAGTCTTTGCCTTCGCGTTCAGCCCACTCTTTAGTAGAAGAAATATAACCGATAGGCGCATCGAACCACACGTAGAGTACTTTGCCTTCAGCGCCTTCTACGGGTACGGGAATTCCCCAATCGAGGTCGCGGGTTACAGCACGCGGTTTGAGTTCGTCGTCTAACCAACTTTTTACCTGCCCATATACATTAGGTTTCCAATCGGATTTGTGACCTTCTAATATCCATTTTTCCAAAAACTCTTGGTAACGATTGAGGGGTAAAAACCAGTGTTTGGTAGCTTTTAGCGTAGGTTTGCTACCTGTGATTGACGATTTAGGGTCGATGAGGTCGGTAGCGTTGAGTGAACTACCACAACGCTCGCATTGATCGCCGTAAGCCTCGGGGTTACCACATTTCGGACAAGTACCAATCACAAAGCGGTCGGCAAGGAATTGGTGTGCCTCTTCATCATAGAGTTGTTCGGATATTTCTTCTATAAAATCACCTTGTTCATATAGTTTTTTGAAGAAATCGGAAGCTGTTTGGTGATGGATAGGGGCAGAAGTACGCGAATAGTTGTCGAATGAAATGCCAAAATCAGCAAACGATTGCTTGATAATCGCGTGGTATTTATCGATAATAGCCTGTGGGGTAGTACCTTCTTTTTTGGCTTTGATAGAGATGGCTACTCCGTGTTCATCGCTTCCGCAAATAAAGGCTACATCGTTGTTTTTTAAGCGTTGATAACGTGCAAAAATATCAGCTGGCACATATACTCCCGCCAAATGACCGATGTGAATAGGTCCATTGGTATAGGGTAGGGCTGCCGTAATGGTATAACGTTTAGACATTTTTTGAGTTTTGAATTATATATTTTTGGGTGGCAAAGGTACGAATAAAAGTGAAAAGTGAAAAGTGAAAAGTGAAAAAGTATATTCTACGAGTGCGAGCGACGCGGGCAGATGGGGAAAAGACGAATAAAGAACGAACAAAAGACGGTGCGAGCCACACGGGCAGATGGAGAAAAGACGAATAAAGAACGAACAAAAGACGGTGCGAGCCGCACGGGCAGATAGAGAAAAGACGAATAAAGCCCGAACAAAAGACGGTGCGAGCCGCACGGGCAGATGGAGAAAAGACGAATAAAAAACGAACAAAAGACGAAGGAATGACGAACAAAAGACGAACAAAGAACGAACAAAAGACGAACAAAAGACGAACAATGAACGAAGAAAGGATGGGAATAAAGTGAATCTAACGCAAAGATAAGTTGGAGCAAATTTAATGTACTTGGTTCAGAAAAGTATTAAAAATTTGCTCAAATAAAAAAATAAACCATATCTTTGCCTAATGAATATTTGGAGGCAAGTCGATTTTTAATAATCTTGAACAGAACTGATGAAAAAACTCAAATTTCCTACCCCTTACACCGTACTGATGCTGGTGATAGTGTTGGCTGCGAGCCTTACTTTTTTGTTGCCATCGGGGTCATATAGCACTTTGCAATATGATAAGCAACAAGACTCTTTTGTGATACACACTGCAAATAATTCTTATACTGTACCTGCTACTCAAGAACAACTCGACGGCTTGGGTATTCATATTCAGTTGAGCAAATTTAAAGATGAAAAAATTAAGAAACCTATTTCGATACCTAATACTTATGTGCAGAGTGTACCTCACCCGCAAGGAGCTAAATCTGTGCTTTTTGCACCTATACGAGGAATCTACGACAGTATAGAGGTGATTCTCTTCGTACTCATATTAGGGGGCTTTATAGGGGTGTTCAACAGTTCGGGAGCACTAAATATGGGCGTAGGCTATTTGGCACACCGACTCAAAGGGCGCGAGGGTATCCTTATCGTTCTGCTCACTACTCTGTTGGCGCTGGGAGGCACTTCCTTTGGATTAGCCGAAGAGACGCTTGCTTTCTACCCTATGTTAGTGCCTATTTTTTTAGCAGCGGGCTACGACTTAATGGTACCCTTAGCAGTGATTTACATAGGTTCAAATGTAGGCTCTATGGCATCGACTACCAATCCGTTTGCGGTAATTATTGCCTCAGATGCCGCCGGAGTAGATTGGACGTCGGGGCTTAGCATACGTGTGATAGCTTTAGCGGTATGTGTACTGATAAGCATTATTTATATTATTCGTTATGCCGAGAAAGTACGCAAACACCCCGAGAAGTCAATTGTGTATGGAGTAGTCCTCCCTGAAATTTACAATGCCAATGCCCCTGAAAAGACTACTTCCTTAGAGCTTTCTACTAAAATAGAGCTCTTAGTATTTGCGCTCTCGTTTATAGTGATGATTGTAGGTGTATCGCAATGGGAATGGTGGTTTCAAGAGATGACAGCTCTCTTCTTGGTAGCTGCTGTTGTGATTGCTATCTTACAACGCAGTAGTGAACAACAGTTTATCAGTCAGTTTATGGCAGGAGCACGCGATTTGCTGAGCGTAGCCTTTATCATAGGGATAGCCAGAGGGGTATCGTTTATACTGAACGACGGACAAATATCGGGTACGATTTTGCATTACGCCACCGACCTTGTACAAGGAATGTCGCCAATGGTCTTTTTGCCAATGCTGATGTTAGTATTTGGTGTACTGAGTTTATTTATAGCTTCTTCCTCAGGAATGGCGGTACTCACGATGCCTATCATAGGGTCACTGGCTTCGGTTGTGGGAGTAGAAGGGCACAGTGTGGTGAATGCTTATCTTTTTGGAATGGGTATTATGGGGCTTATCACCCCTACGGGACTTATCTTACCTTCACTAGCAATGGTGAATATTAACTACAAACAATGGTTGCAGTTTTGTATGCCATTGGTGATTATCTTTGCAGTAGTACTTACTATCTTATTGTGGATTTAAAATATAAAACTTATGAATATCACTTTTATTATCATTCTTCTTGCGACTATAGCAATGAGTTATTATGGATTTAAGAATCCTACTTTTTTCAACCGTTATAAGTTCAATGTAGGAGCAGTGCAAAAGGGCGATTATGTGCGATTGGTATCCTCAGGCTTCTTGCACGCCAACTGGGAACACCTCATTTTTAATATGATTTCACTCTACTTCTTTCAAGATGTGATTATCGGTTCTATGGGGAACCTAATGTTCTTGCTTATCTATTTTGGTTCAATGCTACTGGGGAGTGTGTTCAGTTTGTACATTTACAAAAAACAGCCCTATTACTCCGCCATAGGGGCTTCGGGAGCTGTATCGGGGATTATCTTTGCAGCTATTGCTCTATATCCTACAGCGTTAAGTGTAAACTTCTTACCGGGTTGGCTCTTTGGAGCATTATACTTTGGGTATTCGGTATTTATGATGTTCAACCCACAACAAGGAGACAATTTAGGGCACGCAGCTCATTTAGGTGGGGCACTCTTTGGCTTGGCAGTAGTAATAATCTACGCTCCTGAGGTAGTGATACGCCACGCTTTCTATTTGGGAGTAATGGCATTGCCTTTGGGCTATATGGGAGTGCGGTTGCTGAAGAAATGAGGAAATTAGAAAATTAGCAAATCATTATGAGTTATCTACAAGAAGTTATTACTGATGTTTTGGAAAACTATTCTGATAAGATAGAGCGTCTTGTGTTTGTTACTACGGGTAAACGCCCTGCACTCTTCCTCAAAAAACACTTTGCCGAGCAGATAAAGCACGCTACCATTGCCCCTGAGTTCATCGGCATAGCCGACCTATTTACGCGTATTTCGGACGTGCAACCTATCAGCAATTTGCCTTTGCTCTTTGAGTTTTACGATTGTTATGTAAAAACTTGCAAAGATACCCCCGATAGCTTTGAAGAGTTCCTCAGCTGGGGACAAACGGCTCTCAAAGATTTTAGTGAAATCGACCAATATTTAGTAAATCCCGATAAGATATTTCCTTATATTCACGCCCTCAAAGAAGTAGAACATTGGTCGGGTATGGACGAACTTAGCGAGATGCAGAAAAAGCACTTAGCATTTTGGAACAGCCTCGGCGATTACTATTTTGCCCTCAACAGTAAACTCACCAAAATGGGTAAAGGTTATGGTGGTTTCATCGCCAAAAAAGCTGTAGAAGAACTCCCCAAATACCTGCAAACACACAGCAATAGCATTCATATATTCGTCGGTTTCAACGCCCTTTCCAAAGCCGAACAACACGTTATACAATCAATACTAATGGATTTAGGCGGTGAAATTTATTGGGACGGCGATACTTATTTTTTAAACAACCCTACTCACGATGCAGGGTTCTTCTTGCGAAAATATATAAACAGTTGGCGTTATTACCAAACCCATAAACCTAAGTTCATACAAAGCAATTACGAAAAAGAGAAAGAACTTTATCTTACGGGAGTGCCCAAAAGCATCAATCAGGCACATAGTGTAGCCGAACTACTCAAAAATACCCCTGCCAAAGCATTGGAAAAAACCGCCCTCATCATCGCTGATGAGAATTTGCTCATACCTGTATTACAAGCCGTGCAACCCAAAACAAGTGTGAACATCACGATGGGGTACCCTTTGCAACAAACGCCTCTCAACGACCTTTTTGTCGCCTATTTCCGCTTGCATCTCTCCAAGAGTTTTTACCATAAAGATATACTGAACCTGCTCTCTCAACCTTTCTTGCACACCTTGCTAAAAGAAGAAGTGGTGCGCCATATTTCGCAGTATATCAAAACGCACAACCTCACTTATATCACCCGTAAAAAGCTATTCGAGTCGGTAGATGAAACCGAACACGAGATGCTCTCCTTGCTATTCCCTGATGCCAAAGGCAAAGCACTCATCATTACCCTTATCGACAATGCTATTACGCTTATCTATCGCCTAAAAGCACAAATCGACCCTGAGAGCAATACTCATCTACTCACTCAAGAGTATGCTTATCGCTTCTTCCAGTTATTCAATCAGTTGAAACAGTTACAAGAGCAGTACGGCTATATCGATTCGGTGAAAACGCTTTATCATTTTTATTTAGATGTATTACAGAAGAGTTCGCTCAATTTCCGCGGTGAGCCTTTGGAAGGCTTGCAAGTTATGGGTGTGTTGGAAAGCCGTAGTTTGGATTTTGAGCGCGTGATTATCACTTCGGTAAATGAAGGCGTATTACCTTTAGGCAAAAGCGACAACTCTCTGATTCCTTACGATGTGAAGTACGAACTGGAATTGCCTACCTACAAAGAGCGTGATGCGGTGTACAGTTACAACTTCTACCGTATTTTACAGCGCGCCAAACAAGTACACCTATTCTACGATACCGAGATGAATAGTCTGAAAAGCAAGGAGAAAAGTAGGTTTATTCTCCAATTGTTGGCAGAGAAAATTCCCACTCACAAGGTAGTGCACCAAATTAAGGCACCTGAGGTATACCCTGCTGTGTTACGACCGATTAACATCAAAAAAACGACCTCTGTAATCGATGCACTAAAGGCACTTGCCGAGAAAGGCATTTCACCTTCAGCACTAACTACTTATATCCGCAATCCACTCACGTTCTATGAGCAACAAGTACTACAGGTATACGAAGAAAAAGAAGTAGAAGAAACTGTTGAAGCCCGTACTTTTGGAAATATCGTACACGGCATTTTAGAAGATTTGTACACACCTTTCTTAAACGAAATACTCACTGAAGAGCACATTAAAAAAATGCAACTTTTGGTACTTCCCACTATCGAAAAACGCTTTGAAGAAGAGTACAGAAGTACTGATTTTAGGACGGGTAAAAACTGGCTTATTTTCAATGTAATAGAGAAGTATGTGCGTAGTTTTTTAACTTTAGAACTCAACGAAATAAAGAGTGGTATCGAAATCATTCCTCTGTATTTAGAACAGAAAATAAAAATACCTTTCCAAGCTTCTCACTTGCCTTTTCTTGTTAATTTCAAAGGGATTATCGACCGGGTGGATAGACGTAACGGAGTGTTGCACATTATCGACTACAAAACAGGTATTGTAGAAGAAACCGATGTGCGCATCAAAGATTGGAATAACCTCATTACCGATATTAAGTATGGCAAAGCCTTCCAACTCCTCACTTATGCTTATATGATTACCCAGCATTTCAAGATTGATGAACCGATGATAGTTGCCAACCTATCATTCAAGCGTTTGCAAAAAGGATTCTTGCGTTTCCACACCTATATCGACAAGGTAAAAGACTGTGATGTAACCGCTCAAACTCTCGCTTTGTACAGTCAGTATACCGAGCAACTATTGCAAGAAATCTTTGATATAGAGAGACCTTTTTACGAGAAACTATAGTATTTATATCTTATATTCCTTTTGTGTGTTTATCAGCTTAACATTTTCTGAGCTTTTTTTACAGCTTCTACAAAGGTATCTATTTCTTCAAAGGTATTGTAAACAGCAAAGCTGGCACGAACTGTACCTGGTATGCAGTAGAAGTCCATAATAGGTTGGGCACAATGATGCCCCGTACGTACAGCAATTCCAAATTGGTCGAGAATTACACCTACATCGTAAGGGTGAATGTTTTGTAAGTTAAATGATATAACAGCGGTACGCTTACTCAAATCATCATTACCGTAAAGAGTAATGCCTTCTATATTTTGTAATTTAGCGATAGCATATTCTAATAGTTTGTGTTCGTGTGTAGCAATAGCTTCCATTCCCAATTGCTGTATATAGTCAATTGTAGTTCCAAACGCAATACCTCCACAAATATTAGGAGTACCTGCTTCAAACTTATAAGGGAGGTCGGCATAAGTACTCTCTTCAAAATGCACTTCTTTTATCATTTCTCCCCCTCCTTGATAAGGAGGTAATTGTAATAGTAATTCTTCTTTACCATACAACGCTCCTATCCCCGTAGGTCCGTACATTTTATGAGCTGAAACAGCATAGAAATCAACATCGAGAGTTTGCATATCGGGTTGCAAATGTGGGGCTGCTTGTGCTCCATCTACTAATACAACAGCTCCTACACGGTGTGCTTTTTCTATAATTTCTTCTATAGGGTGAATATTTCCTAAGGCGTTCGATACGTGCTGTACACACACTATCTTCGTACGTTTATTTAGCAGTTGGTTATACACCTCTAAGTCCAAAATTCCTTTCTCATTCATCGGGATTACTTTTAAGGTAGCTCCACTCCGTTGGCAAGCTAATTGCCAAGGCACTATATTGCTGTGGTGTTCTGAAGCCGAAATAATTACTTCGTCTCTCTCTTGCATCAGTGCGCTATAACCGTTAGCCACTAAATTAATACCGTGTGTAGTTCCCGCAGTAAAAAGAATTTCAGAGCTTTTACGGGCATTGAAGTGGCGCTGTAGTTTCTTCCTCGCTTCTTCATAAGCATCAGTAGCTTCTTGGCTGAGAGTGTGTACTCCACGGTGTATATTAGCATTTTGGTAACTGTAATAATGCACTATTGCCTCTATCACTTGTGTAGGTGTTTGCGAAGTTGCTCCATTATCAAAATAGATAAGAGGTTTGTTATGAATAGTGCGTGAGAGTATAGGGAAGTCTGTTCTTATTTCAAGAATACTTTTCATTGTTCGTTATTTTGGGTGCAAAGATACAACATTTTTATTGTATTACCACAAACCTAAAATCAAACGGATTAAAGTCTTTTATTAACTCAGGAATGAGTTCTTCTCCTTTCATCAAATAGAAATCTGTGAAGTTAGCAAAACGCTCCTGTAAGGCTCCGTTAGGAAAGAGTTCATTTTGTAAAAAAATAGTCTGTTCCAATTCCTCTGCAAACTTCCTTTTCTGGGCCTTTAAAAGGCGTTTTTCCAGTTTGTCTAACCCTTTCAGCTGTCTTACTTCTTGTGCTTTTACAGCGTTCTCAAAAGTAACATCAGTGTGTTTAGCTAACTCATATAAATGCTCGAACTGTCTGTGTAGTAACTCTTTTTCAGGAGTAAAATCTATAGGAAATTCGCTTAACTGTCTTACTTTCTTGTTTTTTAAATCTTCTGTTTTTAGAAATAAGTCTTCTACTGAAAGTTGTAGTTTTTGTAGTTTTTCAGCTTGTCTTTGCGAAATAAGCATTGCTGAATTGCGCAACATTAGTATTGGGAAGGGTACTTTCTCCTTATTGAAAAAGCTTTTTAATTCCAGCCAATAGGCTATTTCACCGCCTCCACCAATATATGCCAAATTGGGTAATATTACTTCTTGATATAAAGGTCGTAAGATTACATTGGGCGAAAATCGTTCTGGATAGGTGCGTAGTTCCTCTAAAATCCCCTCCTCAGAAAAACGAATATCCGTACCGTGTACCTCAAAGCCGTCCGCAGTGCGCACAAGGCGATGTCGTCCTCCTTCTGTAAGATAAAACATATTCACCTCACGAGGGTTCACTTGCACGGGATAAGAGCTATTTACAGTCTGTAAAGCCTTAATACTTTTAGTAACCTCAGTATGTGCCACACTGTGCAGTAAATCATCGCTTATGTAAGGGATAAATTGTCTTTTTAGGGCTTTATCGTTGCCATCTATTACTACAACTCCGTATGCTTCAAAGAGAGCATTTACTAAGTAACGAGTGGCAGAGGCTAAATCTTTATTTTTCAGATAACTATCGTGGAAGAGTGTGCGCAAAGTATTAGCATTTTTGCCTAGACCTATGGCTTTGTCAAAAGTCTGAAACACTGCTTCAAGTGTGTCAGTAGCAAAGTTGCCTGTGGCTCCTGTTTGGTCGCTATTCCAGCAAATTGTGCGATTGTTGAAGTGAAAGTGGTTAATCTCCTCAAAATCGTGGTCTTCTGTAGCCATCCAATATACAGGTACAAAGTGCTTATCAGGGTACTTTTCGGCGAGCTGTTTAGCAGTATTAATTACCGAAATAATCTTGAAAATGAAGTAAAGATGTCCTGTAAAAAGACTTAATTGATGTCCCGTAGTGATGGTAAAAGTATTACTTTTGGATAAAAGTTCGATGTTTTTAAGTACTTTCGGAGTAGTTTTTACCTCAGCGTATTGTTCTTTTAAACTACTGACCAAAATATGGCGTTTCTCTTCAGTAAAATCAAGAGCTTTTTCTTCTATTTGCTTTTTAAATTCTAACAATGAAGGAAAATTATGATAAAAAGGACGTAATTTTTTATTCTCACCTACATAATCAGTGATGAGTTTAGAGAAAAAACGAATATTTTGATAAGGAATATAAGCGGTAATCATACGCTTTTTAGTGTTTTATTATTCGTCGTCTAATGAAGAGTCATCAGGTATATCTAAATTGCTTACACTCATATCATCTTCTTCGTTATTCATAAAGTCATCATCTTCGTCGAAGTTTTCCATAGTGTCAGCTAAGCGGGTACTTACTTTCACTAAATATATAGTGTCATCAGTACGGACTTCCAAGGCATCAACTGTTTCATTTTTAGCATTCTTAAAACGAATCACATCTGCATCTGTATACCCTTCGGGGTATTTCTCTACCAACATTGAGAGAATCTCATTAGTTAGTTTGTTGTAGTCTACTATTACACGTTTC is from Capnocytophaga ochracea DSM 7271 and encodes:
- the metG gene encoding methionine--tRNA ligase; translation: MSKRYTITAALPYTNGPIHIGHLAGVYVPADIFARYQRLKNNDVAFICGSDEHGVAISIKAKKEGTTPQAIIDKYHAIIKQSFADFGISFDNYSRTSAPIHHQTASDFFKKLYEQGDFIEEISEQLYDEEAHQFLADRFVIGTCPKCGNPEAYGDQCERCGSSLNATDLIDPKSSITGSKPTLKATKHWFLPLNRYQEFLEKWILEGHKSDWKPNVYGQVKSWLDDELKPRAVTRDLDWGIPVPVEGAEGKVLYVWFDAPIGYISSTKEWAEREGKDWRPYWQDSDTQLVHFIGKDNIVFHCIIFPAMLKAEGSFILPANVPANEFLNLEGNKLSTSKNWAVWLHEYLQDFPNQQDVLRYVLTANAPETKDNDFTWKDFQARNNNELVAIFGNFINRVAVLTQKYYEGVVPQADTYNNVDNETLRQITELTDKIEQSLERYRFREAQQELMNMARLGNKYLADEEPWKLIKTDPERVKTVMYIALQIATALAVASEPFLPFTSEKLKRMLQLGTITWESLKTNATELLKAGHRIGVVELLFEKIEDAAIEKQLQRLENTKLANKQEAQANAETEVAPQKELISYDDFAKMDIRIGTILEAEKMPKADKLLVLKVDTGIDKRTIVSGIAQSFAPEEIIGKKVTVLVNLAPRKLRGVESQGMILMVENSEGKYTFINPDADGITNGTEVK
- a CDS encoding PD-(D/E)XK nuclease family protein, which translates into the protein MSYLQEVITDVLENYSDKIERLVFVTTGKRPALFLKKHFAEQIKHATIAPEFIGIADLFTRISDVQPISNLPLLFEFYDCYVKTCKDTPDSFEEFLSWGQTALKDFSEIDQYLVNPDKIFPYIHALKEVEHWSGMDELSEMQKKHLAFWNSLGDYYFALNSKLTKMGKGYGGFIAKKAVEELPKYLQTHSNSIHIFVGFNALSKAEQHVIQSILMDLGGEIYWDGDTYFLNNPTHDAGFFLRKYINSWRYYQTHKPKFIQSNYEKEKELYLTGVPKSINQAHSVAELLKNTPAKALEKTALIIADENLLIPVLQAVQPKTSVNITMGYPLQQTPLNDLFVAYFRLHLSKSFYHKDILNLLSQPFLHTLLKEEVVRHISQYIKTHNLTYITRKKLFESVDETEHEMLSLLFPDAKGKALIITLIDNAITLIYRLKAQIDPESNTHLLTQEYAYRFFQLFNQLKQLQEQYGYIDSVKTLYHFYLDVLQKSSLNFRGEPLEGLQVMGVLESRSLDFERVIITSVNEGVLPLGKSDNSLIPYDVKYELELPTYKERDAVYSYNFYRILQRAKQVHLFYDTEMNSLKSKEKSRFILQLLAEKIPTHKVVHQIKAPEVYPAVLRPINIKKTTSVIDALKALAEKGISPSALTTYIRNPLTFYEQQVLQVYEEKEVEETVEARTFGNIVHGILEDLYTPFLNEILTEEHIKKMQLLVLPTIEKRFEEEYRSTDFRTGKNWLIFNVIEKYVRSFLTLELNEIKSGIEIIPLYLEQKIKIPFQASHLPFLVNFKGIIDRVDRRNGVLHIIDYKTGIVEETDVRIKDWNNLITDIKYGKAFQLLTYAYMITQHFKIDEPMIVANLSFKRLQKGFLRFHTYIDKVKDCDVTAQTLALYSQYTEQLLQEIFDIERPFYEKL
- a CDS encoding DMT family transporter, whose translation is MKDIVKGYLAAFISAVTYGMIPLFMIPIKQQGFSVDAALFYRFITASLFIMFYLFYRKETLRITPREVFIFLILGLLYALSAEFLFLAYDLLSPGIASTIFFMYPLIVALALGVFFKEHITFPTILALFIVLIGVFLLSVKDVTNFSINYVGAGVSLLGAVSYALYMLIVNKSKISASGIKVSFYSTLFSSVYFLVKLWVIGTPLPIPEVKMSLLLTSFGIVTTLFSIITLIYAIRMIGSTPTAIIGVMEPIVAVAISIWIFQQESLTTNLIIGVLLIIIAVMIDILKRKK
- a CDS encoding rhomboid family intramembrane serine protease; amino-acid sequence: MNITFIIILLATIAMSYYGFKNPTFFNRYKFNVGAVQKGDYVRLVSSGFLHANWEHLIFNMISLYFFQDVIIGSMGNLMFLLIYFGSMLLGSVFSLYIYKKQPYYSAIGASGAVSGIIFAAIALYPTALSVNFLPGWLFGALYFGYSVFMMFNPQQGDNLGHAAHLGGALFGLAVVIIYAPEVVIRHAFYLGVMALPLGYMGVRLLKK
- a CDS encoding YfcC family protein, translating into MKKLKFPTPYTVLMLVIVLAASLTFLLPSGSYSTLQYDKQQDSFVIHTANNSYTVPATQEQLDGLGIHIQLSKFKDEKIKKPISIPNTYVQSVPHPQGAKSVLFAPIRGIYDSIEVILFVLILGGFIGVFNSSGALNMGVGYLAHRLKGREGILIVLLTTLLALGGTSFGLAEETLAFYPMLVPIFLAAGYDLMVPLAVIYIGSNVGSMASTTNPFAVIIASDAAGVDWTSGLSIRVIALAVCVLISIIYIIRYAEKVRKHPEKSIVYGVVLPEIYNANAPEKTTSLELSTKIELLVFALSFIVMIVGVSQWEWWFQEMTALFLVAAVVIAILQRSSEQQFISQFMAGARDLLSVAFIIGIARGVSFILNDGQISGTILHYATDLVQGMSPMVFLPMLMLVFGVLSLFIASSSGMAVLTMPIIGSLASVVGVEGHSVVNAYLFGMGIMGLITPTGLILPSLAMVNINYKQWLQFCMPLVIIFAVVLTILLWI
- a CDS encoding diacylglycerol kinase family protein; its protein translation is MEFIRKRLKSLQYVFQGLFYLIKNEPPVMVHIVISLVWVILGFCFGITTNEWIVQLLCIAIVLSVEGLNTAVEKLCDFIHPDHHKTIGIIKDVAAGSVGFAVIPVSIVLCIIYYPYVMELF
- a CDS encoding aminotransferase class V-fold PLP-dependent enzyme, which translates into the protein MKSILEIRTDFPILSRTIHNKPLIYFDNGATSQTPTQVIEAIVHYYSYQNANIHRGVHTLSQEATDAYEEARKKLQRHFNARKSSEILFTAGTTHGINLVANGYSALMQERDEVIISASEHHSNIVPWQLACQRSGATLKVIPMNEKGILDLEVYNQLLNKRTKIVCVQHVSNALGNIHPIEEIIEKAHRVGAVVLVDGAQAAPHLQPDMQTLDVDFYAVSAHKMYGPTGIGALYGKEELLLQLPPYQGGGEMIKEVHFEESTYADLPYKFEAGTPNICGGIAFGTTIDYIQQLGMEAIATHEHKLLEYAIAKLQNIEGITLYGNDDLSKRTAVISFNLQNIHPYDVGVILDQFGIAVRTGHHCAQPIMDFYCIPGTVRASFAVYNTFEEIDTFVEAVKKAQKMLS